From a region of the Garciella nitratireducens DSM 15102 genome:
- the addB gene encoding helicase-exonuclease AddAB subunit AddB, which translates to MVEYILGRAGRGKTKKVFEQIKECLEKTQREKLFLIVPEQFTLQTERDLLQYLKSPGIMRIEVLSFKRLAHNIFHEVGGITRVPIDQPGKIMMIRKIIEEIQDSLGIYQKTAIQQGFIEKYIELLSSLKKNNIFPENLEETLKVIKEGMMKEKLKDILLIYEKIMEKSMGIYMDGEDTMALFIEKIEKADSLKDTYIWIDGFHNFSNQSMQIIMKLMKLSPKVTLSLSLDLDPKARDRELFSLSDKIFTKLRQGAQSQGIKEKILDLNRQEQASICPEIKYLEKELYTYPYQKYNQDIHNIELFKASNLYNEIEYMAAKIIELVRERGYRWKDISIVCNDLETYGSILKRTLEQYQIPYFLDQKRSIMNNPIIEYVLSCLETIYRGYRYEDVSRLLKTGFTPLTIEECEKLEIYVLQYGIKGKKWKSPFTLGKEEDLEQLNKIRKKLIPPLIDIEKKLKGKHSIEKISKVLYQHLENIEIREKLEHWIDILRSQGLYEYVNENTQIWNILMDTLDQLVEIIGKQEVTLKEYYKILQSGFSCYEIGIIPTTLDQVLVGELQRSKSHHIKALFVVGVNDGVLPSGLEDKDILSNDEKIRLQQFGIELGSDYDTRSQQERYFIYSSLSKPQEYLWLSYSLADGEGKALRPSSLIDRIKKIFPKMQEESDLAKDLEQQKKLISVPYSTFKHLVENLRLKADGIPIEEIWEEVYEWYYEQPQWTNLRENIIEGLFHNNQVSYVGRNQAKKLYHYPVRSSVSRLEGYVRCPFAHFIKYGLKPKILKEYKVESPDIGEIFHNSISLFTKELSKNKLDWSQIDRQTSEEMIEKIIDEIIPQYGDGVFQSTYRYQYLVKRLKRVSKRAIWTLTSHFQKGDFKLLGHEIIFGREGQFPAIEIQLSDGSKVYLEGRIDRVDILQGEEEDYVKIIDYKSGNKDLSLSDIYYGLNLQLIVYLGALLEQDYFSGKKPLKPAGVFYFKIDDPLIKSDEKIIEKVEQEIAKKLKLKGLVLEDINIVRAMDREINQQSSVLPVQLTKENGFYKTSSVLEEEGFFELLQYVRGFIQQISEEMLKGNIKIHPVREGKDTACNNCSYQAICQFDTLFQDNEYHNIQKLSDEEVLEKIKKEQEVLANG; encoded by the coding sequence ATGGTAGAATACATTTTAGGACGAGCTGGAAGAGGAAAGACAAAAAAAGTTTTTGAGCAGATTAAGGAATGCTTAGAAAAAACTCAAAGAGAAAAATTATTCCTCATTGTACCAGAACAATTTACGTTACAAACGGAAAGAGATTTACTACAATATTTAAAGTCTCCAGGAATTATGCGGATAGAAGTACTTAGTTTTAAAAGGCTTGCCCATAATATTTTTCATGAAGTAGGAGGAATTACTAGAGTTCCTATTGATCAACCAGGGAAAATTATGATGATTCGAAAGATTATTGAGGAAATCCAAGATAGCTTAGGAATTTATCAAAAAACAGCGATTCAGCAGGGATTTATTGAAAAATATATAGAATTATTGAGTTCTTTAAAGAAAAATAATATTTTCCCAGAAAACTTAGAAGAAACTCTCAAAGTGATAAAAGAAGGGATGATGAAAGAAAAGCTAAAAGATATTCTTTTAATTTATGAAAAAATTATGGAGAAATCCATGGGAATTTATATGGATGGAGAAGATACCATGGCACTTTTTATAGAAAAAATAGAAAAAGCAGATTCTTTAAAAGATACTTATATTTGGATTGATGGTTTTCATAATTTTTCGAATCAAAGTATGCAAATTATTATGAAACTTATGAAACTTAGTCCAAAAGTTACACTATCTTTGTCACTAGATTTAGATCCGAAAGCAAGAGATAGAGAACTTTTTTCTCTTTCAGATAAAATTTTTACAAAACTACGACAAGGAGCGCAAAGCCAGGGAATTAAAGAAAAAATTCTAGATTTAAATAGACAGGAACAAGCTTCTATTTGTCCAGAAATTAAATATTTAGAAAAAGAATTATATACATATCCTTATCAAAAGTATAACCAGGATATTCATAATATAGAACTTTTTAAAGCAAGTAATTTATATAATGAAATTGAATATATGGCAGCAAAAATTATAGAGTTGGTTCGGGAAAGAGGATATCGATGGAAAGATATTTCCATTGTTTGTAATGATCTTGAGACTTATGGGAGTATTCTTAAAAGGACTTTAGAACAATATCAGATTCCTTATTTCTTAGATCAAAAGAGGAGTATTATGAATAACCCTATTATTGAGTATGTTTTATCTTGCTTAGAGACCATTTATAGAGGTTATCGATATGAAGATGTTTCCAGATTGTTAAAAACTGGATTTACTCCTTTGACAATAGAAGAATGTGAGAAATTAGAAATCTATGTTTTACAATATGGAATTAAAGGAAAGAAATGGAAATCTCCTTTTACCTTAGGAAAGGAAGAAGACTTAGAACAGTTAAATAAAATCCGAAAAAAATTGATACCACCTTTGATAGATATAGAGAAAAAACTTAAGGGAAAACATTCTATCGAAAAAATTAGTAAAGTGCTTTATCAGCATTTAGAAAATATAGAAATTCGAGAAAAATTAGAGCATTGGATTGATATTTTAAGAAGCCAAGGATTGTATGAATATGTAAATGAAAATACTCAAATATGGAATATTCTTATGGATACCTTAGATCAATTGGTAGAAATTATAGGGAAACAAGAGGTTACATTAAAGGAATATTATAAAATTTTACAATCCGGTTTTTCTTGCTATGAAATAGGAATTATTCCTACTACATTAGATCAAGTACTAGTAGGAGAACTCCAACGTTCAAAAAGTCATCATATTAAAGCTCTTTTTGTAGTAGGAGTCAATGATGGAGTGTTGCCTTCAGGATTAGAGGATAAAGATATTCTATCTAATGATGAAAAAATACGATTGCAACAATTTGGAATTGAACTGGGAAGTGATTATGACACCCGTTCTCAACAAGAGCGATATTTTATTTATTCTTCTTTATCCAAACCTCAAGAATATTTATGGCTAAGTTATTCTCTAGCTGATGGAGAGGGAAAGGCTCTAAGGCCTTCTAGTTTAATAGATCGAATAAAAAAGATCTTTCCTAAAATGCAAGAGGAAAGTGATCTTGCTAAAGATTTAGAGCAACAAAAAAAATTAATTAGTGTCCCTTATAGTACTTTTAAACATTTAGTGGAAAATTTGCGATTAAAAGCAGATGGAATTCCTATAGAGGAAATTTGGGAAGAGGTTTATGAATGGTATTATGAACAGCCTCAATGGACAAACCTTAGGGAAAATATAATTGAAGGGTTATTTCATAACAATCAAGTTTCTTATGTAGGTCGTAATCAAGCAAAGAAACTTTATCATTACCCTGTTCGATCTAGCGTGTCTAGGCTAGAAGGTTATGTGCGTTGCCCTTTTGCACATTTTATTAAATATGGATTAAAGCCAAAAATATTAAAAGAATATAAAGTAGAATCTCCTGATATAGGAGAAATTTTTCATAATTCTATTTCTTTATTTACTAAAGAACTTAGTAAAAACAAATTAGATTGGTCTCAAATAGATAGACAAACGAGTGAAGAAATGATAGAAAAAATCATTGATGAAATAATTCCTCAATATGGAGATGGAGTATTTCAAAGTACTTATCGCTATCAATATTTAGTAAAACGCTTAAAAAGGGTGAGTAAGCGAGCTATTTGGACTTTGACTTCTCATTTTCAAAAAGGAGATTTTAAATTATTAGGACATGAGATTATTTTCGGAAGAGAAGGACAATTTCCAGCCATTGAAATTCAGCTATCTGATGGAAGTAAAGTATATTTAGAAGGAAGAATTGATCGGGTAGATATTTTACAAGGAGAAGAAGAGGACTATGTTAAGATTATTGATTACAAATCTGGAAATAAAGATCTTTCTCTTTCTGATATTTATTATGGATTAAATCTTCAATTAATAGTTTATTTAGGCGCTCTTTTAGAACAGGATTATTTTTCTGGGAAAAAGCCTTTAAAGCCAGCAGGAGTATTTTACTTTAAAATTGATGATCCTTTGATAAAAAGTGATGAAAAGATTATAGAAAAAGTAGAGCAAGAGATTGCTAAAAAGTTAAAACTCAAAGGATTGGTTTTAGAAGATATTAATATTGTACGAGCTATGGATCGGGAAATAAATCAGCAGTCTAGCGTTCTTCCAGTTCAGTTGACCAAAGAGAATGGTTTTTATAAAACTTCTTCTGTATTAGAAGAGGAAGGATTTTTTGAGTTATTACAATATGTACGAGGATTCATTCAGCAAATTAGTGAAGAAATGTTAAAAGGAAATATTAAAATTCATCCGGTGAGAGAGGGTAAAGATACTGCCTGTAATAATTGCTCTTATCAAGCGATTTGTCAATTTGATACTCTCTTTCAGGACAATGAGTATCATAATATCCAAAAACTTAGTGATGAGGAAGTTTTAGAGAAAATAAAAAAAGAGCAGGAAGTGTTAGCAAATGGTTAA
- the addA gene encoding helicase-exonuclease AddAB subunit AddA: MVKWTDSQQKAIDSREQNLLLSAAAGSGKTAVLVERILQLIIKDHIDMDRFLIVTFTNAAAGEMRERISKALYKAIEERIGEEQHLRKQIQLLDRAFICTLHSFCMDIVRKYFHFIDIDPIFRIGEHTETTLLKLEALEELFERKYQEEDAGFLNLIEMYGGNRDDQRVQNLVLNLYDFIQSKPQPFNWLEEKVGNFSIEEEFLKSLWYESLVEQLRIDLKGAKDFFLEAKNIALMPGGPNQYESILEDDIYQVENLLEGLKQGLYCFYERLKNVKHKKLKAVKEVDKDLKEMSKEHREQGKKILKDIKAKQLIKSPEEFVKELNELYFPMKSLAQLAIELGKGYRKKKQEKGILDFNDLEHYALEILEHKEVVKEYQEKFQYIFVDEYQDSNLIQETIVNCIKNENNVFLVGDVKQSIYRFRLADPSLFLEKYESYQEDEKEKDRRINLSKNFRSRKEIIDGVNFIFKHLMCKEFGEIDYDHRAALYLGKDSPEVEDAEIEFNIIEKQKHSLEIQEEVSLEETEEMGDMEIEAHFVAKRIKELLNQKIYDQKQERYRKVEYRDIVVLLRTTKGWAQIFSEVFISQDIPVYADVNTGYFEAIEVNVFMNLLKVIDNKRQDIPLLSVLRSPIFGLNTEELIQIRAESSKDSYFEAIEEYIEKKEDTLSQKLKEIFQKIDRWKDQSRYMMMEDFLWKLLIETHYYYYVGAMPGGLQRQANIRVLLDRAGQFQQTSMKGLFHFIQFVDQLKSTSGDMGAAKILGENENVVRIMSIHKSKGLEFPVVIVAGMGKQFNLQDTRQAVLFHKDLGLGPDYVDLNTRVYHESIAKIAMKNKIKNENLSEEMRVLYVALTRAKDKLILFGSQKNLQKSIKKWAQAMGPYQFSKGKSYLDWMGAILLRHPQAEILREQGEIPWGKEKLLKDPSKWKIQIFSAQEFLTTQKQYKERQEDLKKNLLYFKKSKRSFYKQEIDRRLNWQYPNPVASILPSKLSVTDVKRMKEKISIPLTANIPSMTTHPTFLEGKRELTGQERGSVTHFVLQHLDLNRVGSKKEIEEQIQQLVDKELIQQSQADEVDIQRILKYFQSSIGKRMLRASRVYREVPFNLVKQAREVLPNIEGVVSCKEEILIQGVIDCYFYEQTDLVLIDYKTDFYLNEIQKQEMIEKYKIQVQLYQEALEKIQGKEVKEAYLYLFHGNEAVLL; the protein is encoded by the coding sequence ATGGTTAAATGGACGGATAGTCAACAAAAAGCAATTGATAGTAGAGAACAAAATTTATTGCTTTCTGCGGCAGCAGGATCTGGGAAAACTGCTGTTTTAGTAGAGAGAATTTTACAATTAATAATAAAAGATCATATAGATATGGATCGATTTTTGATTGTCACTTTTACCAATGCAGCAGCTGGAGAAATGAGAGAAAGAATTAGCAAGGCCTTATACAAGGCCATAGAAGAAAGAATAGGAGAGGAACAGCATTTAAGAAAGCAAATTCAGTTATTGGATCGGGCTTTTATTTGTACTCTTCATTCCTTTTGTATGGATATTGTAAGAAAGTATTTTCATTTTATTGATATCGATCCTATTTTCCGGATTGGAGAGCATACAGAAACGACTCTTTTAAAGTTAGAAGCTTTAGAGGAACTTTTTGAAAGAAAATATCAAGAAGAAGATGCAGGATTTTTAAATTTAATTGAAATGTATGGAGGCAATCGAGATGATCAAAGAGTACAAAATCTTGTATTAAATCTCTATGATTTTATTCAAAGTAAGCCCCAGCCGTTTAATTGGTTAGAAGAGAAAGTAGGAAATTTCTCTATAGAAGAAGAGTTTTTAAAAAGTTTATGGTATGAAAGTTTGGTAGAACAGTTAAGGATAGATTTAAAAGGAGCTAAAGATTTTTTCTTAGAAGCTAAAAATATTGCTCTTATGCCTGGAGGACCTAACCAATATGAATCCATTTTAGAAGATGATATTTATCAGGTAGAAAATTTATTAGAAGGATTAAAACAAGGATTATATTGTTTCTATGAACGCTTAAAAAATGTGAAACATAAAAAATTAAAAGCAGTCAAAGAAGTAGATAAAGATTTAAAGGAAATGAGTAAAGAGCATAGAGAACAAGGGAAAAAGATTCTCAAAGATATTAAAGCAAAACAATTGATCAAAAGTCCAGAAGAGTTTGTAAAGGAGTTAAATGAACTCTATTTTCCTATGAAATCTTTAGCACAATTAGCTATAGAATTAGGAAAAGGATATCGAAAAAAAAAGCAGGAAAAAGGGATATTGGATTTTAATGATTTAGAGCATTATGCTTTGGAAATTTTAGAACATAAAGAGGTAGTGAAAGAATATCAAGAAAAGTTTCAATATATTTTTGTAGATGAATACCAGGATAGTAACCTTATTCAAGAAACCATTGTTAATTGTATTAAAAATGAAAACAATGTATTTTTAGTAGGAGATGTAAAGCAAAGTATTTACCGATTTCGATTGGCAGATCCTTCTTTATTTCTAGAGAAGTATGAGTCTTATCAGGAAGATGAAAAAGAGAAAGATCGTCGTATTAATTTAAGTAAAAATTTTAGAAGTCGTAAAGAAATTATTGATGGAGTAAATTTTATTTTTAAACATTTGATGTGTAAAGAATTTGGAGAGATTGACTATGATCATAGAGCAGCTCTTTATTTAGGAAAAGATTCTCCAGAAGTAGAAGACGCAGAAATAGAGTTTAATATAATTGAAAAGCAGAAACATTCTTTAGAAATACAAGAAGAAGTTTCCTTAGAGGAAACAGAAGAAATGGGAGATATGGAAATAGAAGCACATTTTGTAGCAAAGCGCATAAAAGAATTATTAAATCAAAAAATCTATGATCAGAAGCAAGAAAGATATAGAAAAGTAGAATATCGTGATATTGTTGTCTTGTTAAGAACTACAAAAGGATGGGCCCAGATTTTTTCAGAAGTTTTTATTTCCCAGGACATACCTGTATATGCTGACGTGAACACAGGATATTTTGAAGCGATAGAAGTCAATGTTTTTATGAATTTATTAAAGGTGATAGATAATAAACGACAAGATATTCCTCTTTTGAGTGTACTTCGTTCTCCTATTTTTGGACTAAATACAGAAGAATTGATTCAAATTAGAGCAGAAAGTTCAAAAGATAGTTATTTTGAGGCTATAGAAGAATATATAGAGAAAAAAGAAGATACTCTTTCTCAAAAATTAAAAGAGATTTTTCAAAAAATAGATAGATGGAAAGATCAGTCCCGTTATATGATGATGGAAGATTTTTTATGGAAATTACTCATAGAGACTCATTATTATTATTATGTAGGGGCTATGCCTGGGGGATTGCAACGTCAAGCCAATATTCGAGTTCTTCTTGATAGAGCTGGCCAGTTTCAACAAACTTCTATGAAAGGTTTGTTTCACTTTATTCAATTTGTAGATCAGTTAAAATCTACTAGCGGAGATATGGGGGCGGCTAAGATTTTAGGCGAAAATGAAAATGTAGTACGTATTATGAGTATTCATAAAAGCAAGGGATTGGAATTTCCAGTGGTCATTGTTGCTGGAATGGGAAAACAATTTAATTTACAAGATACCAGACAAGCAGTACTTTTTCATAAAGATCTTGGCTTAGGACCGGATTATGTAGATTTAAATACTCGAGTATATCATGAAAGCATTGCCAAAATTGCTATGAAAAATAAGATTAAAAATGAAAATTTATCAGAAGAAATGCGGGTACTTTATGTAGCTTTAACTCGGGCAAAGGACAAATTGATTTTATTTGGGTCCCAAAAAAATTTACAAAAATCCATTAAAAAATGGGCTCAGGCAATGGGTCCCTATCAGTTTTCTAAAGGAAAAAGCTATTTAGATTGGATGGGTGCTATTCTTCTAAGACATCCACAAGCGGAAATATTAAGAGAACAAGGAGAAATTCCTTGGGGAAAAGAAAAATTATTGAAAGATCCTTCTAAGTGGAAGATACAAATTTTTTCTGCCCAAGAGTTTTTAACCACCCAAAAGCAGTATAAGGAAAGGCAAGAGGATTTAAAGAAAAATCTATTGTATTTTAAAAAAAGCAAAAGATCTTTTTATAAGCAAGAAATTGACAGAAGATTAAATTGGCAATATCCTAATCCAGTTGCTTCTATTTTACCCTCTAAATTATCTGTAACAGATGTAAAGAGAATGAAGGAAAAGATTTCTATCCCTTTGACTGCTAATATTCCTTCTATGACTACCCATCCCACATTTTTAGAGGGGAAAAGAGAGTTAACAGGACAGGAAAGAGGGAGCGTTACCCACTTTGTATTACAGCATCTAGATTTAAATCGAGTAGGAAGCAAGAAAGAGATTGAAGAACAAATTCAACAATTGGTAGATAAAGAATTGATTCAACAGTCTCAAGCCGATGAAGTAGATATACAAAGAATTTTAAAATATTTTCAATCATCTATTGGAAAAAGAATGTTAAGAGCAAGTAGAGTTTATCGTGAGGTACCTTTTAACTTAGTAAAACAGGCAAGAGAAGTATTGCCTAATATAGAAGGAGTAGTTTCTTGTAAAGAAGAGATTTTAATTCAAGGAGTTATTGACTGTTATTTTTATGAGCAAACAGATTTAGTGCTCATTGATTATAAAACAGATTTTTATCTCAATGAAATTCAAAAACAAGAGATGATAGAAAAATACAAGATTCAGGTCCAACTTTATCAAGAAGCATTAGAAAAAATCCAAGGGAAAGAAGTAAAAGAAGCCTATTTATACTTATTCCATGGAAATGAGGCGGTTTTGTTATGA
- a CDS encoding exonuclease SbcCD subunit D, with the protein MRILHTSDWHLGKSLEGFSRLSEQEQFIEELIEIVEREKIDMILVAGDVYDTYNPPAAAEQLFYKSMKELSKQGQRPIVIIPGNHDNAERLIAASPLIYEQGVLLIGTSQKGIPVGKYQGFEILESGKYYLTLSIKNEQAVVLALPYPTEKTLNEMLTRDADEEIMQKSYSERIGRLFQDLSKHYRKDTINLALSHLFMVGGEESGSERQIQLGGSLAVESKCLPKAQYIALGHLHRSQKVIGGEKKAYYSGSPIQYSKSEIHYSKCVHLVEVEPSKEAKVTPMYLRNYKPIEVWRCSCIEDALRRCEKESEKEAWIYLEIETDRVLTADEIKSLKDFRRDIVEIRPLLTTEDFLEKERQDIKDLNIMELFFDFYRNKRGVEPDQEMVELFAQIIGEGEKENEALVIESEWN; encoded by the coding sequence ATGAGAATTCTTCATACATCTGATTGGCATTTAGGAAAGAGTTTAGAGGGGTTTAGTCGTCTTTCAGAACAAGAACAATTTATAGAAGAACTAATAGAAATTGTAGAAAGAGAAAAAATAGATATGATTTTAGTAGCAGGAGATGTCTATGATACTTATAATCCGCCTGCTGCAGCAGAACAATTATTTTATAAAAGTATGAAAGAACTTTCTAAACAGGGGCAGAGACCTATTGTGATCATTCCAGGAAATCATGATAATGCAGAGCGTTTAATTGCTGCATCCCCTCTTATTTATGAACAGGGAGTTCTTCTTATTGGAACTTCTCAAAAAGGAATTCCTGTAGGTAAATATCAAGGATTTGAAATTTTAGAATCTGGAAAATATTATTTGACTTTATCCATAAAAAATGAGCAAGCGGTTGTTCTTGCTCTTCCTTATCCTACCGAGAAAACCTTAAATGAGATGTTAACTAGAGATGCAGATGAAGAGATTATGCAAAAGTCCTATTCCGAGCGCATTGGGAGGTTGTTTCAAGATCTTTCTAAACATTATCGAAAAGATACGATTAATCTTGCTCTTTCTCATCTTTTTATGGTAGGAGGAGAAGAAAGTGGCTCTGAGAGACAAATTCAGTTAGGAGGAAGTTTAGCAGTTGAAAGCAAATGTTTACCAAAGGCTCAATATATTGCTCTAGGGCATCTTCATCGTTCTCAAAAAGTAATTGGTGGAGAGAAAAAAGCATATTATAGTGGTTCCCCCATTCAATATAGCAAAAGTGAGATTCATTATAGTAAATGCGTCCATCTTGTTGAAGTAGAGCCATCGAAAGAAGCAAAGGTTACTCCTATGTATCTTCGAAATTATAAACCCATTGAGGTATGGAGATGTTCCTGTATTGAAGATGCCTTAAGACGTTGTGAAAAAGAATCAGAAAAAGAAGCTTGGATTTATTTAGAAATTGAAACCGATCGAGTTTTAACTGCAGATGAAATCAAATCTTTAAAGGATTTTAGAAGGGATATTGTAGAAATCCGTCCTCTACTTACTACAGAAGATTTTTTAGAAAAAGAAAGGCAAGATATTAAAGACTTGAATATTATGGAATTATTTTTTGATTTTTATCGAAATAAAAGAGGAGTAGAGCCTGATCAAGAGATGGTAGAACTTTTTGCACAAATTATAGGGGAGGGAGAAAAAGAAAATGAAGCCCTTGTTATTGAAAGTGAGTGGAATTAA